The Leptolyngbyaceae cyanobacterium region CTGACTGCTCCCGTATCTAAATCGTAATATCCTCCTACAACTGCCAGTTTTCCTTCATTAATTAACTGAGCAATTACGGGAGATGTTTTTAGTTTTTCAACTTGCAGCATGACATTCGCTTTTGTTGCATTTTCTAGTCGATCGCCTGCTGAATTTTTTGTTGCTTCAACTGCTGGTTTAATCGCATCGATTACGCTAGCAATTTGGCCGGGAACTTGAGCGCCTTTGATGCAAGCATCTACTGCTCCGCATCTTTCGTGGCCAATTACCATCAGTACTTTTGAACCTAATACCAAAGTGCCGAATTCCAGGCTGCCAATTTCTTCGGTAGTAGCTAAGTTACCAGCTACCCGACACACGAATAAATCTCCCAATCCTTGGTCAAAAACAATTTCCACGGGGAATCGAGAATCCGCACAACCAAGCACCGCCGCAAATGGTTTTTGCTCTTTAGCAACTTCAGTTAATCTGCTTAAATTTTGATGGGGGCTTTGACGTTTTTGATTCACAAAACGTTGATTTCCATCCATCAATCTTTGCAGAGCTTGTTCGGGAGTCATGTTATCTTGGGCTACTGCTGGTGCGGGAGCAACCAGTTCAGAACCGACTTTACCGGCTAATACACTTGTTCCTAATGCTGCTGCACCAAACTTGATGAGGTTTCTTCTGGAAAAGTGGAATTTACGAGCGTAATTCTTCATGCGTCTTTCTCTGATTATTTTGATGGAGATTAGTGAAAAATGCTGAAATGTATTGACGAAGCTAATCTGTTTCTAGCTTTCAAGCGGTTAGCCCTGACAGAATAGCATCGATCAAAACTTATTTAACCATTAACTAGCTGTTATGGATCGACAAAAATTCAGCTACCGATCGCTAATTCCAAACGAATTAATAGAGGCCAACAAAGGAAAACGACTAGCAAAACCACTCCTACGAGAATGGTGAGAGCATAAAATTGGCTCTTGCCGGAAACGTTGTACTTTAATGTTTGTCCGCTAAATACGGTGGCTAGACCAACTAAGTTAACCATGCCATCCACCAAGTAGCGATCGAACAAATTAACGATCGTCGAAATTAACCCAACTACAAATACAATGCTGATGCGATAAAGCTTGGGCGTGTAGAAGTCGTAAGCAAACAAATCTTGCAATGGTTTCCAAGCTAATTCTACTGGTTTTGGCCAAGCATCATTTAGATAAATAAAGCTACCGGCACCAAATCCGATCGCGCTGGAAATTACCAGTAACGTGGCGACAGTAATATTGAGCGTTTCCCAATTCGGTAACAGTTGCCATTGCAACAGTAGCAAGGGAAGGTGGAAAACAAAGCTTGCTAAAAATACCATTGGGAATGCCATTGGCCAAAGGACTTCTGGCGATCGCACTGCCATTTGTTTCGGTTGACCTGCAAAAATCAAGCCGAATACGCGAGTCAAACTAAAAGCAGCTAAAGCGTTAATTGCCAGCAAAACGACGAACAGCCAAGTTTGAGTTTCCCAAAGACGATCTGCTAATTTCAGCAAAGACCAGAAGCAGCCGAAAGGTGGAACGGCTAATAATCCAAAAGCACCGACGATTAGTGATAAACCTGCGATCGGTCTCTTGCGCCAAAGTCCGCCTAATTGAGTGAGATCCTGGCTGATATTGTTCCAAACGATCGTCCCAGTACTCATCACCAATAACGCCATCGGTAAAGCGTAGGTCAACAATAATAATCGTGCTGTTTCCGCTTGTCCCGTTCCTACCGCAATAAACACCAACCCCATGTAGGCGCTAACTAAATAAGAAAGGGCTCTTTTCACATCAATTTGCGCGATCGCAATTAAAGTAGCACCCAGCGCCGTTACCGCACCGATAAACACCGCAAATGACATCACCAAAGGAGAAAGGGCTAATACTGGTTGCAGTTTCACCAATATCCAAGCACCTGTTGCTACTACCACTGAATTACGCAAAATCGTCGAAGGAACAGGCCCTTCCATTGCTTCATCCAGCCACAAATGCAAGGGAAATTGAGCGCATTTACCCATTGGCCCCGCAATTAAACCCAATCCCAATAAAGCCGCTGTCGTGGGGGGAATTTCCGCAGTTTTTGCCCATTCTGCTAATTCGGAAAAATTCCAAGTTCCCGCAATTGGCAACAGCGCCAACACGCCCATCAATAATATTAAGTCTCCCACCCGTTTGGTTAAGAAAGCGTCTCTAGCACCCGTTACTACTAAAGGTTGGCTAAACCACAACCCAACTAGCATATAAGTGCCAAGGGTGAGAACCTCCAGAATCATGTAACTGAAAAACAGGGAGTTGCAAAGAACGAGACTGCACATTCCAGCTTCAAAAAGTGCCAGTAATGAATAAAATCTCGCCCACCCCCAGTCCATTTCCATGTAGCCGATCGCGTAAGTTTGGCCTAACAGATTTAAACCAGTTACTACCAAGATCGCGCCAATCGTGATCGGAGAAATTTCTAACGGTATCGATAATTCCAA contains the following coding sequences:
- a CDS encoding carbonic anhydrase, which codes for MKNYARKFHFSRRNLIKFGAAALGTSVLAGKVGSELVAPAPAVAQDNMTPEQALQRLMDGNQRFVNQKRQSPHQNLSRLTEVAKEQKPFAAVLGCADSRFPVEIVFDQGLGDLFVCRVAGNLATTEEIGSLEFGTLVLGSKVLMVIGHERCGAVDACIKGAQVPGQIASVIDAIKPAVEATKNSAGDRLENATKANVMLQVEKLKTSPVIAQLINEGKLAVVGGYYDLDTGAVSLVS
- a CDS encoding NAD(P)H-quinone oxidoreductase subunit F, translated to MSELLLPTVWLIPCYTIIGALLTIPWSPGIIRRTGPRPAGYINLLMTLTAFLHGLFALPAAWNKPAQEIVIPWLKVAGLELSIPLEISPITIGAILVVTGLNLLGQTYAIGYMEMDWGWARFYSLLALFEAGMCSLVLCNSLFFSYMILEVLTLGTYMLVGLWFSQPLVVTGARDAFLTKRVGDLILLMGVLALLPIAGTWNFSELAEWAKTAEIPPTTAALLGLGLIAGPMGKCAQFPLHLWLDEAMEGPVPSTILRNSVVVATGAWILVKLQPVLALSPLVMSFAVFIGAVTALGATLIAIAQIDVKRALSYLVSAYMGLVFIAVGTGQAETARLLLLTYALPMALLVMSTGTIVWNNISQDLTQLGGLWRKRPIAGLSLIVGAFGLLAVPPFGCFWSLLKLADRLWETQTWLFVVLLAINALAAFSLTRVFGLIFAGQPKQMAVRSPEVLWPMAFPMVFLASFVFHLPLLLLQWQLLPNWETLNITVATLLVISSAIGFGAGSFIYLNDAWPKPVELAWKPLQDLFAYDFYTPKLYRISIVFVVGLISTIVNLFDRYLVDGMVNLVGLATVFSGQTLKYNVSGKSQFYALTILVGVVLLVVFLCWPLLIRLELAIGS